Proteins encoded together in one Bactrocera neohumeralis isolate Rockhampton unplaced genomic scaffold, APGP_CSIRO_Bneo_wtdbg2-racon-allhic-juicebox.fasta_v2 cluster11, whole genome shotgun sequence window:
- the LOC126766220 gene encoding uncharacterized protein LOC126766220 isoform X1, whose translation MVSFASSINLLRKMVRAAKYFLLPSSAQAHSVMSYFPPINIMDPVKEKYKKAFKVSEIADYLQEIEDSSDEDLNDIDVVILPPDEVDEMTDIEEDPDDDIIIIIIPNDYPPQAQPTRGF comes from the exons ATGGTGTCGTTTGCTTCTAGCATAAATTTATTACGCAAAATGGTGAGAgctgcaaaatattttctacttccTTCTAGCGCACAGGCTCATAGCGTTATGAGCTACTTCCCGCCAATTAAC ATTATGGACCCAGTgaaagaaaagtataaaaaggcCTTTAAGGTGTCCGAAATTGCAGATTATCTACAAGAGATCGAAGATTCAAGTGATGAGGACTTGAATGATATTGATGTTGTCATATTACCTCCAGACGAAGTGGATGAAATGACAGACATAGAAGAAGATCCTGATGacgatataataataataataatacccaacgactACCCTCCTCAAGCCCAACCTACGCGAGggttttaa
- the LOC126766220 gene encoding uncharacterized protein LOC126766220 isoform X2: protein MVSFASSINLLRKMIMDPVKEKYKKAFKVSEIADYLQEIEDSSDEDLNDIDVVILPPDEVDEMTDIEEDPDDDIIIIIIPNDYPPQAQPTRGF, encoded by the exons ATGGTGTCGTTTGCTTCTAGCATAAATTTATTACGCAAAATG ATTATGGACCCAGTgaaagaaaagtataaaaaggcCTTTAAGGTGTCCGAAATTGCAGATTATCTACAAGAGATCGAAGATTCAAGTGATGAGGACTTGAATGATATTGATGTTGTCATATTACCTCCAGACGAAGTGGATGAAATGACAGACATAGAAGAAGATCCTGATGacgatataataataataataatacccaacgactACCCTCCTCAAGCCCAACCTACGCGAGggttttaa